The following are from one region of the Leptospira yasudae genome:
- a CDS encoding ribonuclease D, with protein sequence MPPKPSTIKPELFPGDLSQKRFEEYKADDRLAVDCEMMGLNPRRDRLCVVQICDSSNNVSLVQILPDQNEAPLLKSLFENPEIVKIFHFARMDSLFLRYRLGIALQNVFCTKIASKLARTYTDKHGLKDLIREFYDENLDKKNQSSDWGKKILTKDQVDYASGDVKYLISLEQKLTEILVREGRDSLAREAFACLPVFNQIDWLEMPALFEH encoded by the coding sequence ATGCCTCCAAAACCTTCAACTATAAAACCGGAGCTTTTTCCCGGGGATCTCTCACAAAAAAGATTTGAAGAATACAAGGCGGACGACCGTCTAGCGGTCGACTGCGAAATGATGGGACTCAATCCCAGAAGAGACAGACTCTGCGTGGTTCAGATCTGCGATTCTTCCAATAACGTAAGTTTGGTTCAAATTCTTCCCGATCAAAATGAAGCGCCGCTTCTCAAGTCCTTATTCGAAAATCCGGAGATCGTGAAGATCTTTCATTTCGCGAGAATGGATTCTCTCTTTCTTCGTTATCGTTTGGGCATCGCCTTGCAGAACGTTTTCTGCACGAAGATCGCGAGCAAGCTGGCTCGTACCTACACGGACAAACACGGTCTCAAAGATTTAATCCGAGAATTTTACGATGAGAATTTGGATAAGAAGAATCAGTCCTCGGATTGGGGGAAAAAAATTCTTACCAAAGACCAAGTAGACTATGCGAGCGGCGATGTGAAATATCTCATCTCCCTCGAACAAAAACTCACCGAGATTCTCGTGCGCGAAGGACGCGATTCTCTTGCGAGAGAAGCCTTCGCCTGTCTTCCCGTTTTCAACCAGATCGATTGGCTTGAGATGCCCGCTCTTTTCGAACATTGA
- a CDS encoding BrnT family toxin — protein sequence MSSIEFEWDSGKNKFNLKKHGISFEEAKTVFYDEKARIIDDPDHSQDEDRFIILGFSYRLNLLMVSHCYRSSKDVIRIISARKATKTETKQYKELL from the coding sequence ATGTCTTCGATCGAATTCGAATGGGACTCCGGCAAAAACAAATTCAATCTCAAAAAGCACGGAATCTCTTTCGAGGAGGCTAAAACCGTTTTTTATGACGAAAAAGCGAGAATCATCGACGATCCGGATCACTCGCAAGATGAAGATCGATTCATTATCTTAGGATTCAGTTATAGATTGAATTTATTGATGGTGTCTCATTGTTATCGATCGTCTAAAGATGTGATCCGAATCATTTCGGCGCGAAAAGCGACAAAAACCGAGACGAAACAATACAAGGAATTATTATGA
- a CDS encoding CopG family antitoxin, translating into MRKEYDFSKSKKNPYLKKLKKPITIRVDVDTIGYFKGLSDQTGIPYQNLINLYLAECASKHKKIDLSWK; encoded by the coding sequence ATGAGAAAAGAATACGATTTTTCAAAGTCGAAAAAGAATCCTTATCTAAAGAAATTAAAAAAGCCCATTACGATCCGAGTCGATGTGGATACCATCGGATATTTCAAAGGATTATCGGATCAAACCGGAATTCCTTATCAAAATCTAATCAACTTGTATCTAGCCGAATGCGCTTCGAAACACAAAAAGATCGATCTTTCTTGGAAATGA
- the radA gene encoding DNA repair protein RadA — protein sequence MKKKLVRNFICQSCGQDYSRWAGKCESCGKWNTIVEEVGGERFASSSNGNSSKHKTYKEPTPLDKVGEESLTRMGTGLKELDLVLGGGLVPGSLTLIGGEPGVGKSTLVLEVSRYLTQAKKNVLYISGEESPSQIRMRAERMGIRSSHLLLTSETFAENISAMIEGERPSVVFVDSIQTIAREALPNQAGTVTQLRECTQVLLETAKRTGIPVLMTGHITKEGAIAGPKVLEHLVDTVLYFEGDRLNYYRLLRAVKNRFGAVGDLAIFEMFSGGLREVGDRNRIFVSAGAEERSGSVISAVLEGSRALTVEVQALVSKTGFPQARRMAEGPDTRRVILLAAVIEKYIKIKLGECDIFSNLAGGLNADEPALDLAICTSIISSYLDQPLPKGTCVLGEVGLSGEVRSIGQANLRVKELAGVGMKKVILPEGNLGELEKNLDIQIQGIRSLNDLRSLFPGAN from the coding sequence TTGAAAAAGAAACTCGTTCGAAATTTTATCTGTCAATCCTGCGGTCAGGATTATTCCCGTTGGGCGGGTAAATGCGAGTCCTGCGGGAAATGGAACACCATCGTGGAAGAAGTCGGCGGAGAACGTTTCGCTTCTTCCTCGAACGGGAATTCATCCAAACACAAAACGTATAAGGAGCCGACTCCGTTAGACAAGGTAGGGGAAGAATCTCTTACAAGAATGGGAACTGGTTTGAAAGAACTCGATCTCGTTTTGGGAGGAGGGTTGGTTCCCGGTTCTTTGACGTTGATCGGCGGAGAGCCCGGAGTCGGCAAGTCGACCCTCGTTCTCGAAGTTTCACGTTATCTGACACAGGCAAAGAAGAACGTTCTTTATATTTCAGGGGAAGAATCTCCTTCTCAGATTCGGATGCGCGCCGAGCGGATGGGAATCCGATCTTCCCATCTTCTTCTGACTTCCGAAACGTTTGCGGAAAACATTTCCGCGATGATCGAAGGAGAAAGACCTTCGGTGGTTTTTGTCGATTCGATCCAAACGATTGCGAGAGAAGCGCTGCCCAATCAAGCGGGAACCGTCACGCAGCTTCGGGAATGTACGCAGGTGCTTTTGGAAACCGCGAAAAGAACGGGGATTCCCGTGTTGATGACCGGTCATATCACGAAGGAAGGGGCGATCGCAGGTCCGAAAGTTTTGGAACACTTAGTCGATACGGTATTATACTTCGAAGGGGATCGACTCAATTACTATCGATTGCTGCGCGCGGTAAAGAATCGTTTCGGAGCGGTGGGCGATCTTGCGATCTTTGAAATGTTTTCGGGCGGCTTACGGGAAGTAGGCGATCGCAATCGAATCTTTGTCAGCGCGGGGGCGGAAGAAAGAAGCGGTTCCGTCATCAGCGCCGTTCTCGAAGGAAGCCGCGCTCTCACCGTGGAAGTGCAGGCGCTCGTGAGCAAGACCGGTTTTCCCCAAGCAAGAAGAATGGCGGAAGGTCCGGACACGCGACGTGTGATTCTGCTCGCAGCCGTGATCGAAAAATATATCAAAATCAAATTAGGAGAATGTGATATATTCAGCAACCTGGCCGGCGGCTTGAACGCCGACGAACCCGCGTTAGACCTGGCGATCTGCACTTCGATCATTTCGAGTTATTTGGATCAGCCTTTGCCGAAAGGAACCTGCGTTCTCGGCGAGGTCGGACTTTCGGGAGAAGTGCGCAGCATCGGACAAGCGAATCTTCGCGTGAAGGAACTCGCGGGCGTCGGAATGAAGAAGGTGATTTTGCCGGAAGGAAATTTGGGCGAACTGGAAAAGAATTTGGACATTCAGATTCAGGGAATTCGTTCGTTGAACGATTTGCGTTCTTTGTTTCCGGGTGCGAATTAG
- a CDS encoding putative lipoprotein, with translation MKRTQKLLMTLTTGLFIIGLNHCFIFESISTGINSLSKSSDSLESLSKSVKSISGSISSILSSSSGDDEKKEKAYLKDVRDLTAMHVENGFQEIEFKNDLSTLALQNGLTNWKSLRVTYLGIGSGLKKAGVSEEKFSKFVSEMGSAKPEVVESIRKGYHQL, from the coding sequence ATGAAACGCACTCAAAAGCTGCTGATGACTTTAACAACCGGACTTTTTATCATCGGCCTCAATCACTGTTTTATTTTCGAATCGATCTCGACCGGAATCAACTCTCTCAGTAAGTCTTCCGATTCTTTGGAAAGTCTTTCCAAATCCGTAAAATCGATTTCCGGCTCGATCAGCTCCATCCTCTCCTCTTCTTCCGGAGATGATGAGAAAAAAGAAAAAGCGTATCTCAAAGACGTACGTGATCTGACCGCGATGCACGTGGAAAACGGATTTCAGGAAATCGAATTCAAAAACGATCTTTCGACTCTCGCGCTTCAAAACGGGCTGACCAACTGGAAGTCGTTGCGCGTAACGTATCTCGGAATCGGAAGCGGACTTAAAAAAGCGGGAGTAAGCGAGGAAAAATTTTCCAAGTTCGTTTCCGAAATGGGAAGCGCTAAACCGGAAGTCGTCGAATCCATCCGCAAAGGATATCATCAGCTCTGA
- a CDS encoding histone deacetylase family protein, which translates to MEKQLERIGLVYHPDYNMDLGPHVFPARKYQMVYNLVKQDPKLAELYIYKPDPAKDKDLALVHTKEFLQDFFSLKLTERTQNSELPLTKQIVHSFVLAVGGTILATELTEKYKFVYHIGGGFHHSMPDRAEGFCYLNDAAIAGKLFQKQHPRKKILFIDLDLHQGNGNSVVFQEDPDVFTFSMHQENLYPKKEKSGLDIPLGEGTDDKKYLELLEKSLNEIRSEFKPDLIYYIAGADPFEGDSLGDLKLTFQGLRKRDKIVRDFALATGARTVILPAGGYAKDFHDTVTIHYNTIKVFAAE; encoded by the coding sequence TTGGAGAAGCAGTTAGAACGAATTGGTTTGGTATATCACCCGGATTATAATATGGATCTGGGTCCTCATGTATTTCCCGCGCGGAAATACCAGATGGTTTATAATCTCGTAAAACAAGATCCGAAACTCGCGGAACTTTATATCTATAAGCCCGATCCCGCTAAAGACAAGGATCTAGCGTTAGTTCACACCAAAGAATTCTTACAGGATTTTTTCTCGCTCAAGCTCACAGAAAGAACGCAGAATTCGGAGCTTCCTCTCACCAAACAAATCGTACACAGTTTCGTTTTAGCGGTCGGCGGAACGATTCTGGCGACGGAACTGACGGAAAAATACAAATTCGTTTATCATATCGGAGGCGGCTTTCATCATAGTATGCCGGACCGCGCCGAAGGTTTCTGTTATCTGAACGACGCGGCAATTGCGGGGAAGCTGTTTCAGAAACAACATCCCCGTAAAAAAATTCTTTTTATCGATTTGGACCTGCATCAAGGAAACGGAAATTCCGTCGTATTTCAGGAAGACCCGGACGTCTTTACGTTCTCCATGCACCAGGAAAATCTATATCCAAAAAAGGAAAAATCGGGACTCGACATTCCTCTCGGAGAAGGAACGGACGATAAAAAATATCTGGAACTTCTGGAGAAGTCTTTGAACGAGATTCGATCCGAGTTCAAACCCGATCTGATTTATTACATCGCGGGCGCCGATCCGTTCGAAGGCGATTCGCTCGGAGATTTGAAACTCACGTTCCAAGGTCTGCGTAAGCGGGATAAGATCGTGCGGGACTTCGCATTAGCAACAGGCGCGCGCACCGTGATTCTTCCCGCGGGCGGGTATGCGAAGGACTTTCACGATACGGTGACGATTCATTACAACACGATCAAAGTGTTTGCGGCCGAGTGA
- a CDS encoding glycoside hydrolase family 36 protein — protein MRAILNYKVYEDSYSSSFEISGKELKTKSDCGNFSLALGHKKTGKNETYKPILEWVGDQRPKAGTEILTLEIELPPHALTEPKVFQHGYQSWSLSAVHSLSEPDESPKLDFLQYSQENIYTHPSNESGDWHSEGFLLLLASNQEPHYFAGATGPGEQGVKFRVLSSQRKEELENSKKKTWVSRSGVSLIYDFYRYEDFRGNKLSLTPVGVSRFTIEPEAYLKKYFSELGKTHKVKLSTAPVPTGWCSWYHYYTKISEKIILKNLALVKEKKLPIQFFQIDDGYQNEIGDWLKTNDKFPGGMRLLAEEIRREKLTPGIWLAPFLVRKKSEFYQKYPEAVLKDRDGKPVPALWNPLWGVDYTYCIDVTHPTSRDFLENVFKTLVKEYGYPYLKLDFLYAALLPGWTYDRGISPHKRYADTIRFIRKVVGKDVFLLGCGAPIYPSIGLFDAMRISCDVAPFWGREKKRILVKDKHALCTERALINDITRSSMHRTLWYNDPDCLLVRESKNQMNAAQTQLMASVMAVSGGMILVSDDLSLIGDERLALLKKTLELGAKCRTKTPIPVGIASGLFPPALYNPAGFLGMWNPSEEENTIEIQVPFVSKLKQFPDYWTGKVPENFEYSSRTGILKLKLPAFGSVVLQTAKVV, from the coding sequence ATGAGAGCCATTTTAAACTACAAAGTCTATGAGGATTCTTATTCGTCCTCGTTTGAAATTTCCGGAAAAGAATTGAAGACCAAGAGCGATTGCGGAAATTTCTCGCTCGCGCTCGGTCATAAAAAAACGGGAAAGAATGAAACGTATAAGCCGATCCTCGAATGGGTGGGCGATCAAAGACCCAAGGCCGGAACCGAAATTCTTACCTTGGAAATCGAACTTCCTCCGCACGCTTTGACGGAACCGAAGGTCTTCCAACACGGATATCAATCCTGGAGTCTTTCCGCAGTTCACTCGCTGAGCGAACCGGACGAATCGCCCAAACTCGACTTTCTTCAGTATTCTCAGGAAAACATCTACACACATCCTTCCAATGAAAGCGGAGATTGGCACAGCGAAGGATTTCTGCTTCTGCTCGCTTCGAACCAAGAACCGCATTACTTTGCGGGCGCGACCGGTCCCGGAGAACAAGGAGTCAAGTTTCGGGTTCTTTCTTCGCAACGAAAAGAAGAATTGGAGAATTCCAAAAAGAAAACCTGGGTTTCCCGATCCGGAGTTTCGCTGATCTATGATTTTTACCGTTACGAGGATTTTCGCGGGAATAAACTTTCTTTGACTCCCGTCGGAGTTTCCCGATTTACGATCGAACCCGAAGCGTATCTCAAAAAGTACTTTAGTGAATTAGGAAAAACTCATAAAGTAAAACTATCCACCGCGCCCGTTCCTACGGGCTGGTGTTCTTGGTATCACTACTACACGAAGATTTCCGAAAAGATCATTCTGAAAAATCTCGCTCTCGTAAAAGAGAAGAAGCTGCCGATCCAATTTTTTCAGATCGACGACGGATATCAAAACGAGATCGGAGATTGGCTTAAAACCAACGATAAATTCCCCGGAGGTATGAGACTCTTAGCGGAGGAAATCCGAAGAGAAAAACTTACGCCTGGAATTTGGCTCGCACCGTTCTTGGTTCGAAAAAAATCCGAGTTCTATCAAAAATATCCCGAAGCGGTTCTCAAAGATCGGGACGGCAAACCGGTGCCAGCGCTTTGGAATCCTCTCTGGGGAGTGGATTATACGTATTGCATCGACGTCACCCATCCGACCTCCCGCGACTTTCTGGAGAATGTCTTTAAAACTCTCGTAAAAGAATACGGATATCCGTATCTTAAACTCGATTTCTTGTACGCCGCGCTTCTTCCCGGATGGACTTACGACCGGGGAATCTCGCCTCACAAACGTTATGCGGACACGATCCGTTTTATCCGTAAAGTCGTCGGCAAGGACGTTTTTCTTTTGGGATGCGGCGCGCCGATCTATCCTTCGATCGGATTATTCGACGCGATGCGGATCAGCTGCGACGTCGCTCCGTTTTGGGGAAGAGAAAAAAAACGCATTCTCGTAAAAGACAAACACGCTCTTTGTACGGAACGAGCGTTGATCAACGATATCACCCGTTCTTCCATGCACCGAACCCTTTGGTACAACGATCCGGATTGTCTGCTCGTACGCGAAAGCAAGAATCAGATGAACGCGGCGCAAACGCAGTTGATGGCGAGCGTGATGGCCGTGAGCGGAGGAATGATTCTCGTCAGCGACGATCTTTCCTTAATCGGAGACGAAAGACTGGCCTTGTTGAAAAAGACGTTGGAACTCGGGGCGAAGTGCAGAACCAAAACTCCGATCCCGGTCGGAATCGCATCGGGCTTATTTCCGCCGGCGCTTTATAATCCGGCAGGCTTTTTAGGAATGTGGAATCCAAGCGAAGAAGAAAATACGATCGAAATCCAAGTTCCGTTCGTATCGAAGTTGAAACAATTCCCGGATTATTGGACCGGAAAGGTTCCCGAAAACTTCGAGTATTCTTCCAGAACGGGAATTCTCAAATTAAAACTCCCCGCGTTCGGCTCCGTAGTTTTGCAAACTGCAAAAGTTGTTTGA
- the pyk gene encoding pyruvate kinase, with protein MKILNGKKTKIVCTIGPASSAEETVLSILKAGMDIARMNFSHGTHESHKRVYDTLRKCEQISGFPLGIMADLQGPKIRTGKLKLNSILLHKDQEITIVPDAEYQGDEHTIGCTYPNLISDIKEGDKILIDDGKLVLKVASKKSDSAVLKVIVGGILWSNKGINLPGTPISAPALSEKDIEDLKFALSLGVDYVALSFVRTGADLELARSLLEGTYAGLIAKIERPEAIGNIDEIIERADGIMIARGDLGVEIETEKVPILQKELIYKLNQAGKPVITATQMLESMIENPRPTRAEASDVANAVMDGTDAVMLSAESASGHYPVESVEIMSKIIQETETIDHIYEVHWNIKKTFLESERTALGNAAREIAHGIHAKAIINFTRSGYSALITSEMRPKVPIYSFTPFATTARKMKLYRGVIPFVMPFFTRLEDMIAYMNQKLKEDEFLFPGDKVVILSGAPGTTVRSVDFLQIYKIH; from the coding sequence ATGAAAATCCTGAACGGGAAAAAAACCAAAATAGTCTGCACGATCGGTCCGGCCTCCTCTGCCGAAGAAACCGTTCTTTCCATTCTCAAAGCGGGAATGGATATCGCCCGAATGAATTTTTCACACGGCACGCACGAATCCCACAAAAGAGTTTACGACACGCTTCGCAAATGCGAGCAAATCTCCGGTTTCCCGCTGGGGATTATGGCCGATCTGCAAGGCCCGAAGATTCGAACGGGAAAATTAAAACTCAATTCCATTCTTCTCCATAAGGATCAGGAAATTACGATCGTTCCCGATGCGGAATACCAAGGAGACGAACATACGATCGGCTGCACTTATCCCAATCTGATAAGCGACATTAAGGAAGGAGATAAGATTCTTATCGACGACGGGAAACTCGTATTGAAAGTCGCGTCGAAAAAATCGGATTCCGCCGTTTTGAAAGTGATCGTCGGCGGAATTTTATGGAGCAACAAAGGAATCAATCTTCCGGGAACTCCCATCTCCGCACCCGCCCTTTCCGAAAAAGACATCGAGGATTTGAAGTTCGCGCTTTCTCTCGGCGTGGACTACGTGGCGCTTAGTTTCGTACGAACGGGAGCCGACTTGGAGTTGGCGCGTTCCCTTCTCGAAGGAACATACGCGGGGCTCATCGCAAAGATCGAAAGGCCCGAAGCGATCGGAAACATCGACGAGATCATCGAACGCGCGGACGGAATCATGATCGCGAGAGGAGATCTCGGAGTGGAAATCGAAACCGAAAAAGTTCCCATCCTTCAAAAAGAGCTCATCTACAAACTCAACCAGGCGGGCAAACCGGTGATCACCGCCACACAGATGTTGGAGTCGATGATCGAAAATCCGAGACCGACAAGGGCGGAAGCAAGCGACGTAGCCAACGCCGTGATGGACGGAACGGACGCAGTGATGTTGTCCGCAGAATCGGCGAGCGGTCATTATCCAGTCGAATCCGTGGAGATCATGTCCAAGATCATTCAAGAAACCGAAACCATCGATCATATCTACGAGGTTCACTGGAATATCAAAAAAACTTTCCTGGAATCGGAACGCACCGCGTTGGGAAACGCGGCGCGGGAAATCGCGCACGGAATTCACGCCAAAGCGATCATCAACTTCACAAGAAGCGGGTATTCCGCTTTGATCACGTCGGAGATGCGTCCGAAAGTTCCGATCTATTCCTTTACTCCGTTTGCAACGACTGCGAGAAAGATGAAACTCTATCGGGGAGTGATTCCGTTCGTCATGCCGTTCTTTACGAGACTGGAAGATATGATCGCGTATATGAATCAGAAACTGAAAGAGGACGAGTTCCTGTTTCCGGGAGATAAGGTAGTAATCCTTTCGGGAGCGCCGGGAACCACAGTTCGCAGCGTGGATTTTTTACAGATCTATAAGATCCACTAA
- the lepB gene encoding signal peptidase I produces MDDRTRRKGIAVVLNLFLPPFGFYYLNDRKFFWIFFIFVSLAGVLGSLLTYSSFVNGGGRFALFVLSFYVLFSWGILVVAALQSEGKKLYESENKFPSPVWFLPATVIGLLFLGIVIDEFLKDRILKGKIQASSGMMPSVNLNDSFYTTELFYTKELKRGDIVVYKNPESGRQFLSRVIGLPGDTVSVVDEITADRFEVSRILINGEKIPQERSAKRVEEFQSGLSGKDRIALVETIGGKSVPILETKNLSASSSLGSWKLKEDEFYLIGDNRDDSVDSRILGPIRGGQIAGKFLFTYFSANLNDLNGSVCETNQETFCGIKWFYKILILGNVRWSYLGFDNSK; encoded by the coding sequence ATGGATGACCGAACCCGACGAAAAGGCATCGCCGTAGTATTGAATTTGTTTCTTCCCCCTTTCGGTTTTTATTATCTGAACGATCGAAAATTCTTTTGGATCTTTTTTATCTTCGTTTCCTTGGCAGGAGTTTTGGGTTCCCTTTTGACGTATTCCTCGTTCGTAAACGGCGGAGGTCGATTCGCGCTTTTCGTTTTGTCCTTTTACGTTTTGTTTAGCTGGGGAATTCTTGTCGTCGCGGCTCTTCAATCGGAAGGAAAAAAACTTTATGAATCGGAGAACAAATTCCCTTCTCCGGTTTGGTTTTTGCCGGCGACCGTGATCGGTTTGTTGTTTTTAGGAATCGTAATCGACGAATTTTTAAAGGATAGAATCCTCAAGGGAAAAATCCAAGCCTCTTCGGGTATGATGCCGAGCGTCAACCTCAACGATTCCTTTTATACCACGGAATTATTTTATACGAAAGAACTCAAACGGGGAGACATCGTCGTTTATAAAAATCCGGAATCGGGAAGACAATTCTTAAGCCGTGTGATCGGTCTTCCCGGCGATACGGTCAGCGTTGTGGACGAGATCACCGCGGATCGTTTTGAAGTAAGCAGAATCCTGATCAACGGAGAAAAAATTCCCCAAGAACGGTCCGCAAAGCGAGTGGAAGAGTTTCAATCCGGCTTGAGCGGCAAGGATCGGATCGCGCTTGTAGAGACGATCGGTGGAAAATCGGTTCCTATTCTCGAAACCAAAAACTTATCCGCTTCTTCCTCGCTCGGAAGTTGGAAGCTGAAAGAAGATGAGTTTTATCTGATCGGAGACAATCGGGACGATTCTGTGGATTCGAGAATTCTTGGGCCGATTCGCGGGGGACAAATCGCCGGTAAGTTTTTGTTCACCTATTTTTCGGCGAATCTGAACGATCTAAACGGAAGCGTCTGCGAAACCAATCAGGAAACGTTTTGCGGTATAAAATGGTTTTATAAAATTCTAATCTTAGGAAACGTGCGCTGGAGTTATCTGGGGTTCGATAACTCCAAGTAG
- a CDS encoding SpoIIE family protein phosphatase, with protein sequence MTEFSLRPEIIILDDDRDVGETLELILTKLGYQSVFFDSVEQGKQYFEKELNPIVFLDIHMPGTSGLEILPYFKNLEAKTQVIMMTGERDINNVVTSLTHKASDFLLKPFSIQTVQIAIQRAYDYYTMLKEKDLRDEVIMRDLRLASRVQGKIFSIPDLSPYKVEADVTPVSFVSGDFNVVLKKEKSVLLLLGDVEDHGVTSGLIALLMTTLAREEFKHSDNPSEILKRMNHELCLNIGTHSMTAACVILFPEEKKLVYARGGHPFPVHFHKDGFSFLKEKSGQLLGILEDVDFPSHEIGFAEKDVIFLFSDGIINNLSHPLIEELNQIHKSGPDPLKRMKNALDTYVRSAIPSREYRDDASYILLEVR encoded by the coding sequence ATGACGGAGTTTTCCCTAAGACCGGAAATCATCATTCTTGACGACGACAGGGATGTAGGAGAAACCCTAGAGCTCATTTTGACCAAACTCGGATATCAGAGCGTGTTTTTCGATTCCGTCGAACAGGGGAAACAATATTTCGAGAAGGAGCTGAACCCGATCGTGTTTCTGGACATTCACATGCCCGGAACGAGCGGCCTTGAAATTCTCCCTTACTTCAAAAACCTGGAAGCGAAAACCCAAGTCATCATGATGACCGGGGAACGCGACATCAACAACGTCGTTACTTCCCTTACGCACAAGGCCAGCGACTTTTTGTTGAAACCTTTCTCCATTCAAACGGTCCAGATCGCGATCCAAAGAGCATACGATTATTATACTATGCTAAAGGAGAAGGATCTGCGCGACGAGGTGATCATGCGCGATCTGCGTCTTGCGTCGAGAGTGCAGGGAAAGATTTTTTCGATTCCGGACCTAAGCCCGTATAAGGTGGAAGCGGACGTGACTCCGGTTTCCTTCGTCAGCGGGGATTTCAACGTAGTGCTCAAAAAGGAAAAATCGGTTCTATTGCTTCTCGGAGACGTCGAGGATCACGGCGTTACTTCGGGGTTGATCGCTCTTTTGATGACCACTTTGGCGCGCGAAGAATTCAAACATTCGGATAATCCGAGCGAAATTCTAAAACGAATGAACCACGAACTCTGTCTGAATATCGGAACGCACAGTATGACTGCCGCTTGCGTAATATTATTCCCGGAAGAAAAGAAACTCGTTTATGCGAGGGGAGGGCATCCCTTTCCGGTTCACTTTCACAAGGACGGGTTTTCCTTTTTAAAGGAAAAGTCCGGACAACTTCTCGGAATCTTGGAAGACGTCGATTTCCCGAGTCACGAAATCGGTTTTGCGGAGAAGGACGTGATCTTTCTTTTTTCGGACGGAATCATCAACAATCTCAGTCATCCTCTCATTGAAGAATTGAATCAGATTCATAAGTCCGGTCCGGACCCGTTGAAGCGTATGAAGAACGCGCTCGATACGTATGTTCGTTCCGCGATTCCTTCCAGAGAATATAGGGACGACGCTTCGTATATTCTTTTGGAAGTCAGATAA